The genomic segment CACTATGTCCTTGTCAGTGTATTACCTTTCTTCTTTTTTATTTAAGGACAATACAAGAAACATATTGGCATTTAGCTCAGGCAGTACAAGCATGGGATATTTTGGCTTACCAATTGCCATGGCTTTATTTGATGAAGACTCAGTATCTGTATACGTCGTCTGCTATATAGGAATGGCGTTGTTTGAAAATAGTTTAGGGTTCTATATCGCTGCAAATGGTATTTATACTGCAAAAGAATGCATGCTAAAGTTGTTTAAGCTTCCTTCATCTTATGCGATGATCCTAGGCTTCTTTTTCAGTATATATGGTATGCAAATACCTACTTTTTTAACGGACGTTATGATAAACATCAGAGGCACATTTACTACGCTAGGAATGATGCTACTTGGAGTGAGTATCGCGAAAATTACAAGCTTTAAAATAGATTGGAAGCTCGCTCTGATTACTATTACAGCAAAGTACGTATTCTGGCCATTATTTGTTTTAGGAATTGTCCTTCTAGACAAACACGTTATAGGTGTATATGACGAGAGTATATACAAAGCACTGATGTTGCTGGCAATTATTCCAGTTTCTGGATCCAGTATAATGCTTGCTAACATTCTAAATTTTCAACCGGATAAAGCTACTTTACTACTTCTCATCAGTACTGCAGTAGGACTATTTTATGTTCCACTAATAATATCATTATTTTTCGCTAAGCTTGTTCCTTTTTGATCAGAAATCTAAGCGGTATAACATTAGATCTCTTGCATAACAAATTTATGGTCAGGAATTTTTTGACACTTGGCCTTACCTCTTACGAATTTATATGTAAATAGTGCTCCCGAATTGTTTATCATACTATTACACTCATACATTCTCACAGTAATGGGAGGAAGTTTGTGTAGGACTCAAACCAAAGAAAACTTGCATGTAAATATATAAAAGTGTAGAATTATAGTTTAAAATGAATAGGTTAGTTATGAATCTTGTGACAAAATCTGCTATTGATTTTACTACTCCGGCTGTTCTCTCTGACGGGGAAATTGTTGATGACTTCTGTCTAAGTAAACACGTACAAAATAAATATGCTGTTCTTTTTTTCTATCCACTTGATTTTACCTTTGTCTGTCCAACTGAATTGATATCGTTTAGTAATAAAATAGAGGATTTTTCAAAGCGTGGTGTTGAGGTGATAGGAGTAAGTGTGGATTCAAAATTCTCACATTGTAAGTGGCGTAAAACTCCAGTTAATGATGGTGGTATTGGAGAGGTTAGCTACACTTTAGTATCTGACATCAAAAAGTCTATATCAAGAGACTATGGAGTATTACATGATGACTCAATTGCACTAAGAGCAACTTTTGTTATTGATGATAAGTTTATTGTGCGTCATCAATCGATAAATGATTTGCCTTTAGGGCGTAATATCGATGAGTTTACTAGAATAGTTGATGCGATTAAACATAATGAAGAGTATGGTGAAGTATGTCCAGCAGGGTGGAAAAAGGGTAAACCAGCAATGCAAGCAAGCAATGAAGGAGTAGCTGACTACCTAAACTCATACAGTGAAGAATTGTAAATGGAGCTACTTAGTACAAAAGTTCTTATTATTGGATCTGGAGCAGCGGGTTATTCTGCAGCTATATATGCAGCACGTGCAAACTTAGAGCCAATTGTAGTAACAGGAATGCAGCCTGGTGGTCAACTTACGATTACTACAGATGTTGAAAATTATCCTGGTTTTGTTTCAATACAAGGTCCAGAACTAATGGAACAAATGAGATTGCATGCAGAGAAGGTTGGGACTAGGATAGTAGATGATGAAATAAAAAGCATTGAACAACTTGAGGATTCTGACGAGTATAGGTTTAGATCTTCTGGTTATACCAATAATTACTGTTCAGCTGCAATTATAATTGCAGCTGGTGCGCAGGCAAAGTGGCTTGGTTTGGAGAGTGAAAAGAAATTCCAAGGTTATGGAGTTTCAGCATGTGCAACTTGTGACAGTGCGTTTTTTAGAAATAAAGTTGTAGCTGTGGTTGGTGGTGGAAATACCGCAGTCGAAGAGGCGATATTTTTAACTCGGTTTGCCAAGGAAGTTATACTAATACACAGGCGTGATAAATTAAGAGCAGAAAAAGTAATGCAAGATAGGCTCTTAAAAAATGATAAAATAAAAGTAATGTGGAATCATACTGTAGAGCAAGTTCTTGGGGAAGAAAATCCGAAAAAAGTTACTGGTATTACAATTAAATCAACGGAAACTGATAAAGCCCAAGAGTTGAGGGTGGATGGAGTATTTATTGCAATCGGGCATGCACCAAACACAGGTATTTTTAAGGGTTTTGTTGAAATGGATCAGCAGGGTTATA from the Candidatus Wolbachia massiliensis genome contains:
- a CDS encoding AEC family transporter encodes the protein MFFVLFLKILPVYITIFIGYLAGKYLKIDRNTISQILFYIANPIVILYGVSHIKVNFQIISLPILTWFIGSTMSLSVYYLSSFLFKDNTRNILAFSSGSTSMGYFGLPIAMALFDEDSVSVYVVCYIGMALFENSLGFYIAANGIYTAKECMLKLFKLPSSYAMILGFFFSIYGMQIPTFLTDVMINIRGTFTTLGMMLLGVSIAKITSFKIDWKLALITITAKYVFWPLFVLGIVLLDKHVIGVYDESIYKALMLLAIIPVSGSSIMLANILNFQPDKATLLLLISTAVGLFYVPLIISLFFAKLVPF
- the trxB gene encoding thioredoxin-disulfide reductase codes for the protein MELLSTKVLIIGSGAAGYSAAIYAARANLEPIVVTGMQPGGQLTITTDVENYPGFVSIQGPELMEQMRLHAEKVGTRIVDDEIKSIEQLEDSDEYRFRSSGYTNNYCSAAIIIAAGAQAKWLGLESEKKFQGYGVSACATCDSAFFRNKVVAVVGGGNTAVEEAIFLTRFAKEVILIHRRDKLRAEKVMQDRLLKNDKIKVMWNHTVEQVLGEENPKKVTGITIKSTETDKAQELRVDGVFIAIGHAPNTGIFKGFVEMDQQGYIVTKPGTTLTSKAGVFAAGDVQDKVYRQAVVAAGTGCMAALDAEKFLES
- a CDS encoding peroxiredoxin; translation: MNLVTKSAIDFTTPAVLSDGEIVDDFCLSKHVQNKYAVLFFYPLDFTFVCPTELISFSNKIEDFSKRGVEVIGVSVDSKFSHCKWRKTPVNDGGIGEVSYTLVSDIKKSISRDYGVLHDDSIALRATFVIDDKFIVRHQSINDLPLGRNIDEFTRIVDAIKHNEEYGEVCPAGWKKGKPAMQASNEGVADYLNSYSEEL